From a region of the Rhodococcus sp. 4CII genome:
- the rfbD gene encoding dTDP-4-dehydrorhamnose reductase — MTNILVTGAGGQLGGHLLRRAGAMGVTARGVGSNELDITDRAAVDAQVEGGSVVINCAAYTAVDAAESDEQTASAVNELGPANLAAACARVGARLIHVSTDYVFAGQGDTPYEVDDPTGPATAYGRTKLAGERAVHAALPSAHVVRTAWVYTGVGSDFVSTMRRLERERDAIDVVDDQVGSPTFAGDLADALLELAGRSDVDAPVLHATNGGRASWFDLARAVFEEAGADPQRVRPCTSAQFVRPAPRPAFSVLSGSAWSGAGLTPLRPWRDALHAALHAVV, encoded by the coding sequence GTGACGAACATCCTTGTGACCGGTGCCGGGGGGCAACTGGGTGGACACCTTCTCCGACGGGCCGGCGCGATGGGCGTCACGGCCCGTGGTGTGGGGTCGAACGAGCTCGACATCACGGATCGCGCCGCGGTGGATGCGCAGGTCGAGGGCGGATCCGTGGTGATCAACTGCGCGGCCTACACCGCGGTCGATGCCGCGGAGTCGGACGAGCAGACCGCGTCGGCGGTCAACGAACTCGGGCCGGCGAACCTGGCGGCGGCGTGCGCACGGGTGGGGGCCCGGCTGATTCACGTCTCCACCGACTACGTGTTCGCCGGTCAGGGCGACACGCCGTACGAGGTGGACGACCCGACCGGTCCCGCGACTGCGTACGGACGCACCAAGCTAGCGGGCGAGCGGGCCGTCCACGCTGCGCTTCCGTCAGCGCACGTCGTCCGCACCGCGTGGGTGTACACGGGAGTCGGTTCCGACTTCGTGTCGACCATGCGCCGACTGGAGCGGGAACGTGACGCGATCGACGTCGTCGACGATCAGGTGGGCTCGCCCACATTTGCCGGCGACCTGGCGGACGCGCTGCTCGAACTCGCCGGTCGCAGCGATGTCGACGCACCGGTGCTCCACGCCACCAACGGGGGCCGGGCGAGTTGGTTCGACCTCGCGCGGGCCGTGTTCGAGGAGGCGGGTGCCGACCCGCAGCGAGTGCGCCCGTGCACGAGCGCCCAGTTCGTGCGGCCTGCGCCGAGGCCGGCCTTCTCGGTCTTGTCGGGCAGCGCCTGGTCCGGCGCCGGGCTGACCCCGCTGCGCCCGTGGCGGGACGCACTGCATGCGGCGCTGCATGCAGTGGTGTGA
- a CDS encoding LCP family protein → MAVAVLSVLALAVTGFAWRSIDSLRNNLATAGGLGLGGSADGAVDILMVGTDSRTDAHGNPLSQEELDSLRAGEEVASNTDTIVLIRVPNDGSSATAISIPRDSYVNVPGIGMSKINAAYGATKETERLKLVEDGATDKEAEAESTKAGREALVKSVADLTGITVDHYAEVGLLGFVLLTNAVGGVDVCLNQPVDEDLSGAHFPAGKQTLKGADALSFVRQRHDLPRGDLDRIVRQQVFMASLVGKVLSAKTLSDPGKLNELSDAVQRSVVLDDDWDIIEFATQLQDLAGGKVQFETIPVADLNGMTDYGESIVEVKPKDVKKYVAGLVGEEPTESEDTTTSKTPDIDKSTVTVDVANASDVGGLANGVAEALNSLGYSQGEVGNYTGKSVNGTTVFAHSADDDSAKAVAAALGGLPTDTDASLPEGSVRVVLASDYQGPTSAETTSTTSSSSGSSETGLEPVSTGGTTPTPAPSGPPIDAGSSGPRCVN, encoded by the coding sequence ATCGCTGTCGCGGTGCTGTCGGTGCTCGCCCTCGCCGTCACGGGATTCGCGTGGCGCAGCATCGACTCGCTGCGCAACAATCTGGCAACCGCGGGCGGTCTGGGACTCGGCGGTAGCGCCGACGGCGCCGTCGACATCCTCATGGTCGGCACGGACAGCCGCACCGACGCCCACGGCAACCCCCTCTCGCAGGAGGAGCTCGACTCCCTGCGCGCCGGCGAGGAAGTGGCGTCCAACACCGACACCATCGTCCTCATCCGGGTCCCGAACGACGGGAGCTCCGCCACCGCCATCTCGATCCCCCGCGACTCCTACGTGAACGTGCCGGGCATCGGCATGTCGAAGATCAACGCCGCCTACGGCGCCACCAAGGAGACCGAGCGGCTGAAACTCGTCGAGGACGGAGCCACCGACAAGGAGGCCGAGGCGGAGTCGACGAAGGCCGGCCGTGAGGCACTCGTCAAATCGGTGGCAGACCTCACCGGCATCACCGTCGACCACTACGCCGAGGTCGGGCTGCTCGGGTTCGTGCTCCTCACCAACGCGGTCGGCGGCGTCGACGTCTGCCTCAACCAGCCGGTCGACGAGGATCTGTCGGGCGCACACTTCCCCGCCGGGAAACAGACGTTGAAGGGTGCGGACGCGTTGAGCTTCGTCCGCCAGCGCCACGACCTCCCGCGCGGCGACCTCGACCGCATCGTGCGTCAGCAGGTGTTCATGGCGTCCCTCGTCGGCAAGGTGCTGTCCGCGAAGACGCTCAGCGACCCGGGCAAGCTGAACGAACTCAGCGACGCGGTGCAACGTTCGGTGGTGCTCGACGACGACTGGGACATCATCGAGTTCGCCACCCAACTGCAGGACCTCGCCGGCGGCAAGGTGCAGTTCGAGACGATTCCGGTAGCCGACCTCAACGGCATGACCGACTACGGCGAGTCGATCGTCGAGGTGAAGCCGAAGGACGTGAAGAAGTACGTGGCCGGGCTCGTCGGCGAAGAGCCCACCGAGTCCGAGGACACCACCACGTCGAAGACACCCGACATCGACAAGTCCACCGTCACCGTCGACGTCGCCAACGCCAGCGACGTCGGAGGTCTCGCGAACGGTGTCGCCGAGGCGCTGAACTCGCTCGGCTACAGCCAGGGCGAGGTCGGCAACTACACCGGCAAGTCGGTGAACGGAACCACCGTCTTCGCGCACTCCGCCGACGACGACAGCGCGAAGGCCGTCGCCGCCGCGCTCGGCGGGCTCCCCACCGACACCGACGCGAGCCTTCCCGAGGGCTCCGTGCGCGTGGTGCTGGCGAGCGACTACCAGGGTCCGACGTCCGCCGAGACCACCAGCACCACGTCCTCCTCGTCCGGGTCCTCGGAGACGGGCCTCGAGCCCGTGTCCACCGGAGGAACGACCCCCACCCCGGCACCGTCCGGCCCGCCCATCGACGCCGGGTCGTCGGGCCCGCGTTGCGTGAACTAG
- a CDS encoding TIGR03089 family protein has protein sequence MNHASRTLTDALLDPILKNDPAGPRVTFYDDATGERVELSALTLANWAAKTANLLRDEFALEPGGRVAVLLPAHWQTAAVLLGAWWAGAEVVLEPDADADVALVSAEHLGDVEDVPEVAALSLDAFGRPVPDLPVGITDYATSVRVHGDQFRPTVAGPALAGKGVDDVLAAARTSAESRGITATDRVLSEEAWDSPDALIDGLVAVFAAGASLVQVTNADADAQSRRVGTEKITRQLSR, from the coding sequence ATGAACCATGCGTCCCGCACGCTGACCGACGCCCTGCTCGACCCCATCCTGAAGAACGACCCCGCCGGGCCGCGCGTGACGTTCTACGACGACGCGACCGGCGAACGGGTCGAACTGTCGGCCCTGACCCTCGCCAACTGGGCGGCCAAGACCGCCAACCTGCTGCGGGACGAGTTCGCGCTCGAACCCGGCGGCCGCGTCGCGGTGCTCCTGCCCGCACACTGGCAGACCGCCGCCGTCCTGCTCGGCGCGTGGTGGGCCGGCGCCGAGGTCGTCCTCGAACCCGACGCGGACGCCGACGTCGCCCTCGTCTCGGCTGAACACTTGGGCGACGTCGAGGACGTCCCAGAGGTCGCGGCGCTGTCGCTGGACGCGTTCGGCAGGCCCGTCCCCGACCTCCCCGTCGGCATCACCGACTACGCCACGTCCGTGCGCGTCCACGGCGATCAGTTCCGGCCGACGGTCGCCGGACCCGCACTCGCAGGCAAGGGCGTCGACGACGTCCTCGCCGCCGCACGTACCTCCGCCGAGTCACGGGGCATCACCGCAACCGATCGCGTGCTGTCCGAGGAGGCGTGGGACTCCCCCGACGCACTGATCGACGGTCTCGTCGCCGTCTTCGCCGCCGGGGCGTCACTGGTGCAGGTGACCAACGCCGACGCCGACGCGCAATCCCGGCGCGTGGGCACCGAGAAGATCACCCGTCAACTCTCCCGGTAG